The genomic region GCGCCTGTGATATACTCGGGCGCGCAATATGCCGGCGTAGCTCAATTGGCAGAGCAGCCGCCTTGTAAGCGGCAGGTTGTCGGTTCGAGTCCGACCGTCGGCTCTCGCATCCACATAGTGGGTGTTATGTTGAAGAAGGACGAGAAAAAACCTGCGGAGGCGATGAACCAATGGCGAAGGAAAAATTTGTACGTACAAAACCGCACGTCAACGTGGGGACCATTGGTCACGTTGACCACGGGAAGACCACGCTGACGGCGGCGATTACGCGCGTATTGAGCACGAAGGGCTGGGCGG from Ardenticatena maritima harbors:
- a CDS encoding GTP-binding protein — encoded protein: MAKEKFVRTKPHVNVGTIGHVDHGKTTLTAAITRVLSTKGWA